The stretch of DNA gccgccggtgggcagcagcagcacctccCGGCGGGCGCCGGGAGCGGCGTCCTGAGGCTGCCGCCAGTCAGGGGCCCCTGgaccgaggaagaagatgagtaaGACACTATCGAAGAACTCCTGATTCTCGTTTTGgtttttgctctcggcggaattAAGCTTTTACCTATCGATCCAGCTTGTGGTCGATCGATGACCGGCGCGAGATGAACTTGTACTGATTATCGCTCGATCTATCCGTGCTCTCTCGCGCAGAATGCTGAAGGCGATGGTGGAGGTGTACGGCGACAGGAAGTGGGCGGCCATAGCGCGGCACCTCCCCGGCCGGATCGGCAAGCAGTGCCGCGAGCGGTGGACCAACCACCTGCGCCCGGAGATCGACAAGGTGCGGATGCACATCTTCTTCTCACTCTCCTCGTTTAATTTAATTTGTTCTTGGATCTTGATGCGTGCAAGCTTGAAGCGATTTGTGTTGCTAGTTTATTTGGGGGGACGATGGATCTGCCTTTGCTCCATCCGTCACATGGTTCTTGAGGGGAATTCCTTGCTTTTAATTCCTACTTACGAATCCTGCTAAATTTTGGTCTCACCATTCGAAAGTGGGTATTTACTCTCCGCAAGAATTAGTGGAGTAGTAGATGCATGTGTCTTTACTCGGACCACTATGTGTGGCAATTCTTCATCAAGGCCACGAATTAATTGTGGAGAATCcttttaaatctttggttatGCCTACCGTGATGGAAGTTTGATGTTCTAGTACCGATCGAGTAACCACTGATGATAGTACGCAGAGCTGGAAGAAAAAATTCTGCTGGATTTGAAATTACAACAGTTGGTATTGTGCACAAACATGCCGGATTTGGCAGATCTATGGTGGATTTTGCTGTATGTTGCAAAATCTTGTCTTCTTCAGGTACACTTGTTGTGTGCATTACGCTGATCCTTCATTTACTGATGATCGATCGACCGCTGTCCTGCAACAAACAGGCCAAGAACACCTGGACTGAGGAGGACGACATGAACCTGATCGAGGCCCACAAGGTCCACGGGAATCGCTGGTCGATGATCGCGAGGACATTGGAGGGGCGGTCGGAGAACTCCGTCAAGAACCATTGGAACGCCACCAAGCGGAGCCTCAAGGCCAAGCGCCGcctgaaaaagaagaagaacgcGGAGGCGCCCCCCGGCCAGCAGTGGTCCATCCTGGAGGAGTACATCCGCAGCCTGCGCCCCGACGAgctagccgccgcgccgccggcgccgtcggacGATTCCCCTCCGTCCTCGTACAACGTCGGGTACGACGGCGAGGTTGTCAGCccgcccgcggcgccggccccggccccgggcGGAGGCTTCGACCCGGCCGCCTTGAGGCTGtacctcagcgccgccgccgccggcaacaGCTCGTCGGCCGTCAATAACCAGCTGGCGGCGATGAACCCCAacatggcggcgccgccgccgtacctGGGGCTTGACCTGAACGCCTACTACTACGGCGCACCGCTGCAGCAGCAGGCGCCACcgcagatgatgatgatgatgagccaATACCagcagcaggccgccgccgacaACCGGAGCACCTACCCGTTCGTCGACCACCTGGCATGGCACTCGCCCGTGCCGAACGCCGACGCCTACGCCACTAGCAGCAACGCCAATGCCGCCGCAGGCCAGCACTACTACTACAACTACAACAGCGACGCGGGCGCCGGGCCgagccccgcccccgcccccgcccccgcccccaccgccaccgccgccaaccCGGAGGACGACGTCGACGTCGTCCAGATGGCATCCAGGGAGTTCCAGCTGAACACGTCCGACGAGGAGGTCACCCTCAACCTCGCCGGGTTCGTGTGATCCAGAGCTCTCTTCGAATCGAAGCTCCGGGCGCCCCCTTCCAGTTTGTTTGTTgatgtcgtcgtcgccgccgccgccgccgtcttttCCTTAGCTTGTGTTGTTGTACCTTTTCCATGTAGCATATCAATCGCCCAGAGCAAACCACCGTGCGCGTATGCGCTCGGTCCTGAATAATGCGGACCGCCCGGACCTCCCATGGCTGGACCATCTCTCCCTGTAATGTTTGGTTAATTAAACTTAATGTGTGCTGTAACtcctacatgcatgcatgctagaACTCCTTTGGTTTGGTTTATTTGAAAATCGATCGATCTGTCGCCGTTCTTGTTTGCTTGAAAGGTTTATTTGTATGCGTTCACAAGAAGTTTCGATTCCATCCCCATTTCGTTTTCGACACGGCGATGCAAGAGCAGGAGCAATTGCCATGAGAGGTTAACTTGTTGCAATGTCGAGGATGACACTGGATAcatgtatttttttattattataattGCAGGCCTTGTCTTCTCTCGCTCGAGtccaccaaaccggtgggaaccggtccagtTTGACGGCCCGGTTTGACCTGCCGGTTCGGCCCGGTTCcgatttgggccggtaccaaaccggcccaaattcaaaatttaaatttaaattgaaaaaaatgaaaaattctcaaaaaaattcctaaaaatacttcaaggtgcgacgaatctaatggtgtcaaattttctcaaaaattcgttcatttaataTAGTTTGcagggatttgaagttaaacaaaaaaacgtgcatacaaaagtatacaaatacaatgtaaaattagtacaaaagatggttggagggttcatttagactaaaatatgttatacaaatatttatttagaatACTTTgcaggcatttgaatttaaaccaaaaagaaaaaaaattaaatttgacccgttaccagtcaaaccggccggtaaaccggtcaaaccgatcggTAAGCCGttcggaaccggttgaacatgcgattttgaatttgattttaATTTTGACCGATTTCcaatcaaaccggtccggtaaaccgctaccgaaccgcaccggtttgaccggacagGTCGGTTTACTTAACCCTGCTCTCGCTACGGACAAGAAGCCTAAAGCTTTGAGATGATACAGATGGCGTGTTTGCTAGCAGCACGCAGGCAGGCACACTGCACGCGCTTCGGTCAACTCTAGTGGTcatgccatgcatgcatgtgttgtAAGGGATGCATGTCCTGTAGTGGAGGTGGATGTTGAGTCATTTACGTAGTAGCAACAACACCACCCATCCTATGGATATTTTGCATCCACACCCGAGGATTTCTTGATATTTACATCTCCAATTACGTGGCAGCAGCATCCATCCTATGGATATTTTGCATCCGCGTCCAAGGATGTCTGGATATTCACATCTTTCGGCGAGCGCCAGTCTCGTGGTCATTTGGTGCCGTGCCCTCTCTTGCTAAAACTTTTTCTATGATATGATTCCTCTTAACTTTTTCACCTATCGTCGAGCGCTATTCAGGGAGTGTTTGCATCTGAAAAGGTAGCTTTTTCGCACGAGAAGAGCCTTGGATTCTAAAATTCAGTTGTGCACAGTGGCTTTATTTTGCGTGTCTCTTGTAAATTTGTCCTGTAGTCACCATGTTTTTTGGCCCAGTTCCAGAGTCGAGGACGCGTCTCTTCTTCTCCAGAGGAAGAAGGCTCATGATGATACACGTTTAGCGTGAGCTCTTACTGTGATGACCTGTATACACCAATGAATttggcaaaagaaaaaaaaatgattgcTCAGATCCATGCTCAATTAGATAGATGTTTCAGTGAAGGGCAAGCATGCCGTCCTTTTACATTTTactatctagtttttttttcaaggaaaaaagaaaactaGTCTATGCTAGCTGTTCACTTTTGTCCTTACCATTTTCCACCACTTTCCTAGCAACCAAAACGTGTGAGTTGTGAGAGGACGGCTCGGCATTACAAAAATACCACGCGCTCCGATTTTTCATTTTACTTTTTAGGAGTTTTTGCCTGCAGATCAGAGATAAAAATGTCAAAACCTGTACAAAGATGCTTGATTTCAATTCATACCAAAATTTTGGATGCATAACCAGATCGACTAGCTAGTAGATTTTGACATGATAGTAGTATGTCTTTATTTTATATAGAAAGTCCAACGACGTCTTTTAATTTGCATATCGAACAAGAAGGGTTGAGCTATAGCGTGAGGGTGTCCAATGGCATGAAGATGAGCATAGGAGCCTAGGAGGCCAAGATGAGCACGAAGACTTCCGACCACAACCCGCGCGCATGAAGAGGAACTTAACTTGAGACAAGAGAAGtgtttacttcaaaaaaaaaaaagacaagagaagtggttgggggggggggggtagatcGAGAGAGACGAAGAGGACAAATAGTTATCGTTTTCAGATTTAAGTTAGATGTTAGTCATAAAACGAAGCCACACAACAACACACCATGACAAGGATTTCggtccctttttcttttctgccCTTTTGTTGTGGAGTGCAAAGAAAGAATCATAATGGTAAGTTTGTTACGCAAATAGTTGTCCACCAACATGTACTAAATTGAAAATGCGAATATATTCGACAACTTCTGTTCTTCTCATCTCTTTCACGAAGTCTGTTAGAAACTTCGGCATACGATCA from Panicum virgatum strain AP13 chromosome 9K, P.virgatum_v5, whole genome shotgun sequence encodes:
- the LOC120647740 gene encoding transcription factor CSA-like, with the translated sequence MDGGSSVRFSHGVAAGPAHLAGGGAQQVMLAGAAGMFPDGMGSSFLLGAGMLAPGGNIVQPEGYLAPAPSSLHAAWNGVAAAAGGQQQHLPAGAGSGVLRLPPVRGPWTEEEDEMLKAMVEVYGDRKWAAIARHLPGRIGKQCRERWTNHLRPEIDKNTWTEEDDMNLIEAHKVHGNRWSMIARTLEGRSENSVKNHWNATKRSLKAKRRLKKKKNAEAPPGQQWSILEEYIRSLRPDELAAAPPAPSDDSPPSSYNVGYDGEVVSPPAAPAPAPGGGFDPAALRLYLSAAAAGNSSSAVNNQLAAMNPNMAAPPPYLGLDLNAYYYGAPLQQQAPPQMMMMMSQYQQQAAADNRSTYPFVDHLAWHSPVPNADAYATSSNANAAAGQHYYYNYNSDAGAGPSPAPAPAPAPTATAANPEDDVDVVQMASREFQLNTSDEEVTLNLAGFV